A single genomic interval of Stieleria maiorica harbors:
- the rlmKL gene encoding bifunctional 23S rRNA (guanine(2069)-N(7))-methyltransferase RlmK/23S rRNA (guanine(2445)-N(2))-methyltransferase RlmL, which yields MSSTHDLIATCAFGLEAIVRRELETLGIEATIGESGRVHFRGDLETIALANLQLRCADRVLIRVAEFPAADFDALFETVRAISWGDLLPIDAEFPVTGRSIKSILSSVPACQRTVKRAIVDAMLRDHRATTLDETGPLFKIDVALLKDTATLTIDTTGRSLHRRGYRTDISQAPLKETLAAAMVLLSFWKPDRPLLDPFCGSGTIPIEAARIGRNIAPGIDRDFTFESWPTVPKALLPDLRSQAIAAQLDSIEERILGSDLEGRVLRAARDNAERAGVADSIHFQSGDALKLTSRRRFGCLITNPPYGRRIGEDRELDALYHALPEVLRGLPTWSHYFLTAYPNFERAVGRQADRRRKLYNGRIECTYYQFHGPKRVVGGRDEEVEAVHGDSDAKPQDTPSDQTASGEKPYTHAAGPAAFGHLDAKATHQAELFATRLRKRAKHLRRWPTKRDITCFRIYERDIPEIPLIVDRYEDHLHITEFERPHDRDPAQHANWLDLMARTAGETLEVPAANIHFKRRGRQKGNTQHEKVDHTGNRIAVHEGGLKFLVNLDDYVDTGLFLDHRIARSMVRDLAKDKWVLNLFCYTGAFTVYAAAGGARKTTSVDLSNTYLSWTKENLRINGLIDAKRQDGHSFIASDVEQFIADHPAGERYDLVVFDPPTYSRSKKTEKDWNVQTDALPMLQSLLPLVRKGGVILFSTNFRRFKFGPDALDVSECHEISKQTVPEDFRNRRIHRCWRIVR from the coding sequence GTGTCATCGACCCACGACCTTATCGCCACCTGCGCCTTCGGACTCGAAGCGATCGTCCGCCGTGAACTGGAGACGCTCGGAATCGAAGCCACGATCGGCGAATCCGGACGGGTGCACTTTCGCGGCGACCTGGAAACAATCGCGCTGGCGAATTTGCAACTGCGCTGTGCCGACCGGGTGCTGATCCGCGTCGCCGAGTTCCCCGCGGCAGACTTCGACGCCCTGTTCGAAACGGTGCGGGCGATCTCGTGGGGGGATCTGTTGCCCATCGATGCCGAATTTCCGGTCACCGGACGATCGATCAAATCAATCCTCTCCAGCGTCCCGGCCTGTCAACGAACCGTCAAACGCGCGATCGTCGACGCGATGCTCCGCGACCACCGGGCCACCACACTGGATGAAACCGGCCCCCTGTTCAAGATCGACGTCGCGTTACTGAAAGACACCGCGACGCTGACCATCGACACGACCGGGCGAAGTCTTCATCGCCGCGGCTACCGAACCGACATCTCCCAGGCCCCCCTGAAGGAAACCCTGGCCGCGGCCATGGTCCTGCTCAGCTTTTGGAAACCCGATCGACCGCTGTTGGATCCGTTCTGCGGCAGCGGCACGATCCCGATCGAAGCGGCACGCATCGGCCGCAACATCGCTCCGGGGATCGACCGCGACTTCACCTTCGAATCCTGGCCCACGGTCCCCAAGGCACTGCTACCCGATTTGCGCAGCCAGGCAATCGCGGCCCAACTCGACTCGATCGAAGAACGGATCCTGGGCAGCGATCTCGAAGGCCGTGTTCTTCGTGCGGCGCGTGATAATGCGGAACGCGCCGGCGTGGCCGATTCGATTCACTTTCAATCCGGCGACGCACTCAAGCTGACCAGCCGACGCCGTTTCGGATGTTTGATCACCAACCCGCCCTACGGCAGACGCATCGGCGAGGATCGAGAGCTCGATGCACTCTACCACGCCTTGCCGGAGGTGCTGCGTGGGTTGCCGACCTGGTCGCACTACTTTCTGACCGCCTATCCGAATTTCGAACGGGCCGTCGGACGCCAGGCCGACCGGCGACGAAAACTCTACAACGGCCGAATCGAATGCACCTACTATCAGTTCCATGGCCCTAAACGCGTCGTCGGCGGTCGGGACGAAGAGGTCGAAGCGGTGCACGGCGACTCCGATGCGAAACCGCAGGACACCCCGAGTGACCAAACCGCGTCTGGGGAAAAACCGTACACGCACGCCGCCGGACCGGCCGCGTTCGGACACTTGGATGCCAAGGCGACGCATCAGGCGGAATTGTTTGCCACCCGGCTGCGCAAACGCGCCAAGCACCTGCGACGCTGGCCGACAAAACGCGACATCACCTGCTTTCGGATCTACGAACGCGACATCCCCGAGATCCCGCTGATCGTTGACCGCTACGAAGACCACTTGCACATCACCGAATTTGAACGCCCCCACGACCGTGATCCCGCCCAGCACGCCAACTGGTTGGACCTGATGGCGCGGACGGCCGGCGAGACGTTGGAGGTGCCCGCGGCGAACATCCATTTCAAACGCCGCGGTCGCCAGAAAGGCAACACCCAGCATGAGAAGGTCGATCACACGGGCAACCGGATTGCCGTCCACGAAGGTGGCCTGAAATTCCTCGTCAACTTGGACGACTACGTCGACACCGGGCTGTTTCTCGACCACCGCATCGCCCGCTCGATGGTCCGTGATCTCGCCAAAGACAAGTGGGTGCTGAACCTGTTTTGCTACACCGGCGCATTCACCGTCTATGCCGCCGCCGGCGGCGCGCGAAAAACAACCAGCGTCGACCTGTCGAACACCTACCTTTCGTGGACCAAGGAAAACCTCCGGATCAACGGCTTGATCGACGCGAAACGGCAAGACGGGCATTCGTTCATCGCCAGCGACGTCGAGCAATTCATCGCTGATCATCCCGCCGGTGAACGCTACGATCTGGTCGTCTTCGATCCGCCGACCTACTCACGCAGCAAGAAGACCGAGAAAGATTGGAATGTCCAAACCGATGCGCTGCCGATGCTGCAAAGTTTGTTGCCGTTGGTCCGCAAAGGCGGCGTGATTCTGTTCTCCACCAACTTTCGACGCTTCAAATTTGGTCCGGACGCCCTGGACGTGTCGGAGTGTCACGAGATCTCCAAACAGACCGTGCCGGAAGACTTTCGCAACCGCCGCATCCACCGCTGCTGGCGGATCGTCCGCTAA
- a CDS encoding sodium:solute symporter family protein, whose translation MNHPGLPQLIIILIYLGLLLLLGLSSSRLFKGTKEDYQVASHSIGPFLLLMSLFGTTMTAFALVGSSGEAFKEGIGVYGMLASSSGIIHSLCFFLIGVKVWKFARRHKYTTQIEFFRDRLESDFIGLLLFPILVGLVVPYLLIGVISSGTVIQSLTAGLAPNVEMFQALTPDGNPIVALNGGVPPWLGSMVICVVVLIYVFFGGMRGTTWANTLQTIVFMILGIVTFYVIASRLGGQDGLMANLQALAESVPEEKITRMEMSKTKFFTYLLIPLSVGMFPHLFQHWMTAKSANTFKVPVICHPLFIMIVWVPCVLVGIWATGELIPPKPPLPSNPNTILPFLVKTQTGKVLGGLLAAGILAAIMSSLDSQFLCIGTIFTNDVLTHYKGKDNVSDAQQVLYTRLFIIGIVAITYLLSLGNVKSVFAMGVWCFSGFSALFPIVFAALYWRGLTAAGAISGILAAIVSWSILFYKALEQDALRTFVLKLPLGGEEYEIMPVVVMLTSSLVTMVVVSLVTPKPSEETLARFF comes from the coding sequence GTGAACCATCCAGGACTTCCCCAATTAATCATCATTCTGATCTACCTGGGACTACTGCTACTGCTCGGGCTGTCGTCCAGTCGGCTGTTCAAGGGCACCAAAGAAGACTACCAGGTCGCCAGCCACTCGATCGGTCCGTTCCTGCTTTTGATGAGTCTGTTCGGGACGACGATGACGGCGTTCGCTTTGGTCGGCAGCAGCGGCGAAGCGTTCAAAGAAGGCATCGGCGTCTACGGGATGCTGGCCAGTAGCAGCGGGATCATTCACTCGCTGTGTTTCTTCTTGATCGGGGTCAAGGTTTGGAAATTCGCGAGGCGACACAAGTACACGACTCAAATTGAGTTCTTTCGCGACCGACTGGAAAGCGACTTCATCGGACTGTTGCTGTTCCCCATCCTGGTCGGGCTGGTGGTGCCGTACCTGTTGATCGGTGTGATCAGCAGCGGGACGGTGATCCAGTCGTTGACCGCGGGTTTGGCCCCCAATGTGGAAATGTTTCAGGCGCTCACTCCCGACGGCAATCCGATCGTGGCCCTCAACGGCGGCGTCCCGCCCTGGCTGGGTTCGATGGTGATCTGCGTGGTGGTACTGATCTATGTGTTCTTCGGCGGCATGCGTGGGACGACCTGGGCCAACACGCTGCAAACGATCGTGTTCATGATCCTGGGCATCGTCACCTTTTACGTGATCGCGTCTCGCCTGGGCGGCCAAGACGGACTGATGGCGAACTTGCAGGCGCTGGCCGAATCCGTCCCCGAAGAGAAGATCACGCGGATGGAGATGAGCAAGACCAAGTTCTTTACGTACTTGTTAATCCCGCTGTCGGTCGGCATGTTTCCGCACCTGTTCCAGCACTGGATGACCGCCAAAAGCGCCAACACGTTCAAGGTGCCCGTGATTTGTCACCCGCTGTTCATCATGATCGTCTGGGTGCCCTGCGTGCTGGTCGGCATCTGGGCGACGGGCGAACTGATTCCGCCCAAACCGCCGCTGCCGAGCAATCCGAACACGATTCTGCCGTTCCTGGTCAAAACGCAAACCGGCAAGGTGCTCGGCGGATTGTTGGCCGCGGGAATTCTGGCGGCGATCATGAGCAGCTTGGACAGCCAATTCCTGTGCATCGGGACGATCTTCACCAACGATGTGTTGACGCACTACAAAGGCAAGGACAACGTCTCGGACGCACAGCAAGTCCTCTACACCCGGCTGTTCATCATCGGGATCGTCGCGATCACCTACCTGTTGAGCCTGGGGAACGTTAAAAGCGTGTTCGCGATGGGCGTGTGGTGCTTCAGCGGATTCAGTGCCCTGTTCCCGATCGTCTTTGCGGCACTCTACTGGCGAGGATTAACCGCGGCCGGCGCGATCAGCGGGATCCTTGCGGCGATCGTCAGCTGGAGCATCTTGTTCTACAAGGCGCTCGAGCAAGACGCGCTGCGGACGTTCGTGCTGAAGCTGCCCCTGGGAGGCGAGGAATACGAGATCATGCCGGTCGTCGTGATGTTGACCAGTTCGCTGGTCACGATGGTCGTGGTGTCGTTGGTCACGCCGAAACCGAGCGAAGAGACGCTGGCGCGGTTTTTCTAG
- a CDS encoding DUF3311 domain-containing protein: MTSSTTPKSNGMWIIAALVVLLLILHQDNWFWTDDTLVFGFIPIGLFWHACISIGASLTWALATVIAWPLDDEVVEKLDGTSSEEAAS, from the coding sequence ATGACGAGTTCCACGACTCCCAAATCCAACGGCATGTGGATCATCGCCGCGTTGGTGGTGCTGTTGCTGATTCTGCATCAGGACAATTGGTTTTGGACCGACGACACGCTGGTGTTCGGCTTCATTCCGATCGGCTTGTTCTGGCACGCCTGTATCTCCATCGGTGCCAGTTTGACATGGGCCTTGGCAACGGTGATCGCTTGGCCGTTGGATGACGAGGTGGTCGAAAAACTGGACGGGACTTCCAGCGAGGAGGCGGCGTCGTGA
- a CDS encoding FMN-dependent NADH-azoreductase — protein MTHLLHINSSPRFDRSHTRRLTSDFVERWKSIHPHGTVTSRDLGTDPLPHVTQDWIAAAFTPPNRRSADMRAALRLSDELIDELFDADLIVAGIPFYNFGMPSGFKAYVDQIVRVGRTFDFHPDDPDSAYTPLVHGKRLIAVVSRGDGGYGPGGPNEMRNHLDPHLRTVFSFIGVEQVEIVAAENDEHGGIALADSLDSARRRLMELAEANFPAPEVVSSCRAN, from the coding sequence ATGACTCACCTCTTGCATATCAACTCAAGCCCGCGCTTTGATCGCTCGCACACACGTCGCCTGACGTCCGACTTCGTGGAGCGATGGAAAAGCATCCATCCGCACGGCACGGTGACGTCTCGCGACCTCGGAACAGACCCGTTGCCCCATGTCACACAGGATTGGATCGCCGCCGCCTTTACGCCACCGAACCGGCGTAGCGCAGACATGCGGGCCGCCTTGCGGTTGAGCGACGAATTGATTGACGAACTCTTCGATGCCGACCTGATTGTCGCCGGCATTCCGTTCTATAACTTCGGCATGCCGAGCGGGTTCAAGGCCTATGTCGATCAAATCGTTCGCGTCGGTCGGACGTTTGATTTTCACCCCGATGATCCCGATTCAGCCTACACCCCACTGGTCCACGGGAAACGCCTGATCGCGGTGGTCTCGCGAGGCGACGGAGGGTACGGTCCCGGTGGTCCCAACGAGATGCGAAACCACCTCGATCCCCACCTGCGCACGGTGTTTTCGTTCATCGGTGTCGAGCAAGTCGAAATCGTCGCTGCCGAGAATGATGAACACGGTGGGATTGCCCTGGCCGATTCCCTGGACTCCGCTCGCCGCCGGCTCATGGAACTTGCCGAGGCGAATTTTCCGGCCCCCGAAGTGGTGTCGTCGTGCCGCGCGAATTAG
- a CDS encoding BPSS1187 family protein, with protein sequence MADEGPTRLEARASEIDPRCKAHPEIGFLIEDAKGRPADVQHASVDTNVPAKGKLVIWLMGNNTALFDRLNSYGLHVIRPHYANRWFSICCRQTPVGEHCRGNIRLEAATGEDFSDEVDIPKPDGMMERSLQFVRWLRERHPEGNWDQFLTEDGSQLRWDDVIVSGSSHGSTTAARFAKHVKVSRVVALCGPRDQHQVWQALPSATPENRYFGFSHVLDGGWTGDHYCRSWELLGMHKFGPIVNVDQTQPPYSNTRRLITDFDVGGDAGRAHSSVQPGSRAYKNPADGSFMHEPVWRYLYTHPVDQVGDATPLDEGCDKEQRQD encoded by the coding sequence ATGGCGGACGAAGGACCGACGCGGTTGGAAGCCCGAGCCAGTGAAATCGATCCGCGATGCAAAGCGCATCCCGAAATCGGGTTCTTGATCGAAGACGCCAAGGGCCGGCCGGCCGACGTCCAGCATGCCTCGGTCGACACGAACGTTCCTGCCAAAGGCAAGTTGGTGATCTGGTTGATGGGCAACAACACGGCCCTGTTCGATCGCTTGAACAGCTATGGGCTGCACGTGATCCGGCCGCACTACGCGAACCGATGGTTTTCGATTTGTTGCCGCCAGACGCCGGTCGGAGAACATTGTCGCGGCAACATTCGCTTGGAGGCGGCAACCGGAGAAGACTTTAGTGACGAAGTGGACATTCCCAAGCCCGATGGCATGATGGAGCGTTCGCTGCAATTTGTCCGTTGGCTCCGTGAAAGGCATCCCGAAGGCAACTGGGACCAATTCTTGACCGAAGACGGGTCGCAACTTCGCTGGGACGATGTGATCGTTTCGGGCAGTTCCCACGGATCCACCACCGCTGCCCGCTTCGCCAAGCACGTCAAAGTGAGCCGCGTGGTGGCGTTGTGCGGCCCGCGGGATCAGCACCAGGTCTGGCAGGCCCTGCCCTCGGCGACACCTGAAAACCGCTACTTCGGTTTTTCACACGTGCTCGATGGCGGTTGGACCGGCGACCATTACTGTCGCAGCTGGGAATTGTTGGGGATGCACAAGTTCGGCCCGATCGTCAACGTCGACCAGACCCAGCCCCCGTACTCCAACACCCGCCGGCTGATCACCGATTTCGACGTCGGTGGCGATGCCGGCCGAGCCCACAGCAGCGTCCAGCCCGGCAGCCGGGCCTACAAGAACCCGGCCGACGGATCCTTCATGCACGAACCGGTCTGGCGTTATCTCTACACGCACCCGGTCGACCAAGTCGGTGATGCAACACCGCTGGACGAGGGCTGCGACAAGGAGCAACGCCAGGATTGA
- a CDS encoding sulfatase family protein: MITLRKKTARHACCPSRPFLMLALSFCSLVTLTSLTVAAETDRPNIVFIFTDDHCTQALSAYDPTRITTPNMDRIAREGMRFDRCYVTNGICGPSRAVIQTGKYSHLNGFIRNGNRFNGDQQTFPKLLRAAGYQTAVIGKWHLATTPQGYDYYDVLKGQGPYYNPPMITEGAEGQPVTRPHTGYTTEIITDKTLAWLKEDRDPEKPFMVMYQHKAPHRNWMPAPKYLNWLDDVTIPEPETLWDDYTGRTQSASRQTMTIKTHLNARDLKLSGYGNMNDQQKVAWDAAYGPKNKAFEAARESMTEEEIIKWKYQRYVKDYLRCVKSVDDGIGQVLDYLDESGLAENTVVIYSSDQGWYLGEHGWFDKRWMYEESLRTPLLVRWPGKVAPGSTNNDIVSNLDFAETFLDLAGVEVPADMQGRSLVPLLQGNTPEDWRKVFYYHYYENPGAHNVARHYGVTDGRHKLIHYYALEGKKIDDWELFDLKADPNELQSVYGSTDYESVQERLMKQLAAAQQQFGVPEDSDPGSPRRNRQPRNRAGAR, from the coding sequence ATGATCACTCTCCGAAAAAAAACGGCACGACATGCTTGTTGTCCATCGCGTCCGTTTTTGATGCTGGCCTTGTCATTTTGCAGCCTGGTCACCCTGACATCGCTCACGGTCGCCGCCGAAACGGATCGGCCCAACATCGTGTTCATCTTTACCGATGACCACTGCACCCAAGCGCTCAGCGCGTACGATCCGACGCGGATCACAACGCCCAACATGGACCGCATCGCCCGCGAGGGCATGCGGTTTGACCGCTGCTATGTGACCAACGGGATCTGTGGCCCAAGTCGGGCGGTCATTCAAACCGGAAAGTACAGTCACCTGAACGGTTTCATCCGCAACGGCAATCGGTTCAATGGTGACCAACAGACGTTTCCCAAACTGCTTCGCGCTGCCGGGTACCAAACCGCGGTCATCGGCAAATGGCACCTTGCGACCACGCCGCAAGGGTATGACTACTACGATGTCTTGAAAGGCCAAGGCCCCTACTACAACCCGCCGATGATCACCGAGGGGGCCGAAGGGCAACCGGTGACGCGTCCCCACACCGGGTACACGACCGAGATCATCACCGACAAGACGCTGGCGTGGCTGAAGGAGGACCGCGATCCCGAGAAGCCGTTCATGGTGATGTACCAGCACAAGGCGCCCCACCGAAATTGGATGCCGGCACCAAAGTACCTGAACTGGTTGGACGATGTGACGATCCCCGAACCGGAAACGCTGTGGGACGACTACACCGGACGCACCCAATCAGCCAGTCGTCAAACGATGACGATCAAGACCCACTTGAACGCGCGGGATTTGAAGCTGTCCGGATACGGCAACATGAACGACCAACAAAAGGTCGCCTGGGACGCCGCCTACGGTCCCAAGAACAAGGCGTTTGAAGCCGCCAGGGAGTCGATGACCGAAGAAGAGATCATCAAGTGGAAGTATCAGCGTTACGTTAAAGACTACCTGCGCTGTGTCAAAAGCGTCGACGACGGGATCGGGCAGGTCCTGGATTACCTGGACGAAAGCGGACTGGCTGAAAACACCGTCGTGATTTATTCCTCCGACCAGGGTTGGTACCTGGGCGAACACGGCTGGTTCGACAAGCGGTGGATGTATGAAGAATCGCTCCGCACCCCACTGCTGGTCCGCTGGCCCGGCAAGGTCGCCCCCGGATCGACCAACAACGACATCGTTTCCAATTTGGATTTCGCCGAAACGTTCCTGGACCTGGCCGGCGTCGAAGTGCCTGCGGACATGCAAGGTCGCTCCCTGGTTCCGTTGCTGCAAGGCAACACGCCGGAGGATTGGCGAAAGGTGTTCTACTATCACTACTACGAGAATCCCGGAGCGCACAACGTCGCGCGTCACTATGGCGTGACCGATGGGCGACACAAGCTGATTCACTACTACGCGCTCGAAGGCAAGAAGATCGATGACTGGGAGCTGTTCGATTTGAAAGCCGATCCGAATGAGCTGCAAAGTGTTTACGGAAGCACCGATTATGAGAGTGTGCAAGAGCGGTTGATGAAGCAGTTGGCCGCGGCACAGCAGCAGTTCGGGGTTCCGGAAGATTCGGATCCGGGTTCACCGCGGCGCAATCGCCAACCGAGGAACCGGGCGGGGGCGAGGTAA
- a CDS encoding 3-keto-disaccharide hydrolase: MSLHFHKLGFLSAPALFIAALLIPAPSFTQEPTIIPGKGPAYTTPPTDEPNYPLMGEFAGQIQVQGEKKKKQTVALQIRPVAGDQFHAMAFYGALPGEPKHQSEEMRLIGLRAKDSLVLSGGPWAIFVDPKGCNLVSSSGKLLGRLKRVHRVSPTLGAKAPEGATVLFDGTGVDHFVGAEMTEDGLLKEGALISPMFQDFDLHVEFRLPYMPQAEGQQRGNSGLYLQSRYECQVLDSFGTEKMFNGLGALYRMKAPAVNMAFPPLVWQTYDIHFTAPRWASDGKKIRNARVTSWVNGVKVQDDVELPSKTGAGKAEEPTLSPINIQDHGDPVRFRNIWIVDRGITTADFPVIASKKQRQEAAKLEWNEKPAPEQAAEEPAEESAAKETAEKAAAAEKADAPEKAETPEKKDDAESTPAAEKNADEKPAAKEEAPAEEKAEPQQN, from the coding sequence ATGTCATTGCACTTTCACAAGCTTGGATTTCTTTCCGCCCCGGCGTTGTTCATCGCGGCGCTGCTGATTCCCGCACCGAGTTTTACCCAGGAACCGACGATCATTCCCGGCAAAGGCCCGGCGTACACGACGCCGCCGACCGACGAGCCGAACTACCCCTTAATGGGTGAGTTTGCCGGTCAAATTCAGGTTCAGGGTGAAAAGAAAAAGAAACAAACCGTCGCGCTGCAGATCCGCCCGGTCGCCGGCGACCAGTTTCACGCGATGGCCTTCTACGGCGCCCTGCCGGGCGAGCCGAAACACCAAAGCGAAGAAATGCGGCTGATCGGGCTTAGAGCCAAGGACAGTCTGGTGCTTTCGGGCGGTCCGTGGGCGATCTTCGTCGACCCCAAAGGTTGCAACCTCGTCAGCTCGAGCGGCAAACTGCTCGGCCGGCTCAAACGCGTCCACCGCGTCAGCCCCACGCTGGGTGCGAAGGCGCCCGAGGGGGCGACCGTCTTGTTTGACGGCACAGGCGTTGATCACTTCGTGGGTGCCGAAATGACCGAGGACGGGTTGCTCAAAGAAGGCGCACTGATTTCACCGATGTTCCAGGACTTTGACCTGCACGTCGAATTTCGACTGCCCTACATGCCGCAAGCCGAAGGCCAACAGCGCGGCAACAGTGGGCTGTATCTGCAAAGCCGCTACGAGTGCCAGGTGCTCGATTCGTTCGGCACCGAAAAAATGTTCAACGGACTCGGGGCGCTTTACCGCATGAAAGCCCCCGCCGTGAACATGGCCTTCCCTCCGCTGGTCTGGCAAACCTATGACATCCATTTTACCGCGCCGCGCTGGGCGTCGGACGGAAAGAAGATTCGCAACGCACGGGTGACCAGCTGGGTCAACGGCGTCAAGGTCCAAGACGACGTCGAATTGCCCAGTAAAACCGGCGCCGGGAAAGCCGAAGAGCCGACGTTGTCGCCGATCAACATTCAAGACCACGGTGACCCCGTCCGGTTCCGCAACATCTGGATCGTCGACCGCGGCATCACCACCGCCGACTTCCCCGTGATCGCGTCCAAGAAACAACGCCAAGAAGCCGCCAAACTGGAATGGAACGAAAAGCCAGCACCGGAACAAGCCGCGGAAGAGCCGGCGGAGGAATCAGCCGCCAAAGAAACAGCCGAGAAGGCAGCGGCAGCTGAAAAGGCAGACGCGCCGGAGAAGGCAGAGACGCCGGAGAAGAAGGACGACGCCGAATCAACACCGGCCGCCGAGAAAAACGCTGACGAAAAGCCGGCAGCCAAAGAGGAAGCACCCGCAGAGGAAAAGGCAGAGCCACAGCAAAACTGA
- a CDS encoding winged helix-turn-helix transcriptional regulator: protein MSDPEVTEVFEKCLGCRYMVALLRHIEDGVNRPGQLQRAVDGMTAKVLSERLKRLVEYGIVERASYPEIPPRVEYDLSSFGRRLLEIIDEVDELQRQARMTKNG, encoded by the coding sequence ATGAGCGATCCAGAGGTGACCGAAGTTTTTGAAAAGTGCTTGGGGTGCCGCTACATGGTGGCACTGCTGCGGCACATTGAAGACGGCGTCAATCGGCCGGGGCAATTGCAGCGGGCCGTCGACGGGATGACGGCGAAGGTGCTTTCGGAACGTCTGAAGCGTCTTGTTGAGTATGGGATCGTTGAAAGAGCGAGCTATCCCGAAATCCCACCAAGGGTCGAATATGACCTGTCCTCGTTTGGGCGACGGTTGCTGGAGATTATCGATGAAGTCGACGAACTACAAAGGCAAGCTCGGATGACGAAAAACGGGTGA
- a CDS encoding GumC domain-containing protein produces the protein MTEGNQSPARDVEPDLFPVRKRSSFRRRLWWSVPLGLGIGVAFSLTFLRDYRPWYQASAVLAVNADSGALRPPGGLTRGVRHVILSDAISEAVLSHPTIANSPMLSDPETAKENLAMYLSVDPGDDGSVMSLRFIDYDRTASAAVCNLIAEEYLERCIQFDRKRFSTLKQLLESEITLLKERLEEQQQRVVDLSRESPEPSAKLQFATDDLERTQVLLAKLTDRMAQVHAEAKSGNSVQLVSRAVAPPHPLNGFPTNKIVTAMTIGLIIPQLMGLAWGTRRRPIW, from the coding sequence ATGACCGAAGGCAACCAGTCTCCCGCACGTGACGTTGAACCTGATCTGTTCCCGGTCCGCAAACGAAGCTCATTCCGGAGGAGACTCTGGTGGTCTGTTCCGCTGGGGCTGGGCATCGGCGTGGCGTTCAGCCTGACATTTCTGCGCGACTACCGGCCGTGGTATCAAGCATCGGCAGTGCTAGCCGTCAACGCGGATAGCGGTGCGTTACGACCGCCAGGAGGCCTGACCCGCGGAGTGAGGCATGTCATTCTCAGCGATGCCATCTCCGAGGCGGTGCTTTCCCATCCCACAATCGCAAATTCGCCGATGCTCTCCGATCCCGAAACGGCGAAAGAGAACTTGGCGATGTATCTGTCCGTCGATCCGGGCGACGACGGAAGCGTGATGAGTCTTCGTTTTATTGATTACGACCGCACGGCATCGGCGGCGGTTTGCAACTTGATTGCCGAGGAATACCTGGAACGCTGTATCCAGTTCGATCGCAAGCGATTTTCTACCTTGAAGCAACTCCTTGAATCGGAGATCACATTGCTGAAAGAAAGGCTGGAGGAACAGCAGCAACGCGTCGTCGATTTATCGCGTGAATCGCCAGAACCCAGTGCGAAGCTGCAGTTCGCGACGGATGACCTGGAACGGACGCAGGTATTACTGGCCAAATTGACCGATCGCATGGCCCAAGTTCACGCGGAGGCCAAGTCGGGCAATTCGGTCCAATTGGTTTCCAGGGCAGTTGCCCCGCCGCATCCATTGAACGGCTTCCCGACCAACAAGATTGTCACGGCGATGACCATCGGGCTGATCATCCCTCAGTTGATGGGTTTGGCTTGGGGAACGCGGCGGCGACCAATCTGGTAG
- a CDS encoding Uma2 family endonuclease, which translates to MRRRSNPLVPEHAIGPPTRNGQLERRRPGRSSNVEIEWDRHVQTPPKLVVEVLSETTRESDLTFKQTLYRDFRVGTYLILDPDDNSIAMWTREQNDNWHQTKPAGQIELRPCGDYVLTVDCNRFFP; encoded by the coding sequence ATGCGAAGGCGATCAAACCCCTTGGTACCCGAGCATGCGATTGGTCCGCCAACGCGAAATGGGCAACTGGAGCGACGTCGTCCAGGCCGCTCATCAAACGTTGAAATAGAATGGGATCGGCATGTACAGACCCCTCCCAAGTTGGTCGTTGAGGTGCTTTCAGAAACCACTCGAGAAAGTGACCTCACCTTCAAGCAGACTCTCTACCGCGATTTCCGGGTGGGAACCTATTTGATTCTGGACCCCGATGACAACAGCATCGCGATGTGGACACGCGAGCAAAACGACAATTGGCATCAGACCAAGCCGGCAGGACAGATCGAACTGCGCCCCTGCGGTGATTACGTTTTGACCGTCGATTGCAACCGCTTTTTCCCATGA